The DNA region ATAGTCTAATAAGGTTAATGGATTTTATTTTTATTTCAATATAACTATACTCACGTATATACCTCATCTATCTCTTCTTCTTTTGACACATACTGTAGTAGATAATTCTTATGGAAATATGCTATTATTTGATAAGGGAAGAGGCAAAAGCATGAATATGAACAATTTTTTACAAAGTGGCTTTAAGTTTACAGGTGAGGAAAACCTTCTACAGTTTAAATTTAAAATGCTGAATTCTATTTTGATCATTGTCGCTTTTTTTTCTCTTCTTTTTGCTTTACTGAGTGACTTAGGTATGAATGACATAGGCCCTATTCATACCAAAGTAAATTATATGTATAGTTTACTGACACTGATGCTTATATTCTTTCTCAGACTCTCCAAACAAAATGATACAGCTGCATCACACGCTCTACTTGTGATCTCATTGATCACATTTACATCAGCACTTATTTTTGTACCACAAGATGAGTTTAGGATCATATGGTTCTATCTGTTGATTTTTGTTGCCTATATGATCAATGGAAAAATAAGTGGACTACTCTATACACTATCTTCTATAGCAATTATACTGATCGCCAATTTCACTATCGATCTGCATCTATCAGATGTAGCTATTCATTCAGCTATTTTGGGGCTGATCATAGGAAGCTTTTTATCCTTTATATATACCAATAAAATCATCAATTATGAAACCAGTTTAAAACAGCAAAACAGCAGTTTAAGTGTATTGGCTTCTACAGATTACCTGACAGGTATTATGAATAGACGTATGTTCAATCAAATTTCCGAACACTATTTTAAAACAGCACAGCAGGATCATTTGAGTTTGACACTTCTGTTACTAGACTTGGACCACTTTAAAAAGGTCAATGATACATACGGTCATCAGACAGGCGATCAATTATTGATATGTTTTGTTCAAACTGTCAAAAACCTATTAAGAAAAAGTGACATATTTTCCCGTATAGGTGGTGAAGAATTTGCGATACTTCTATCTCAAATAGATAAAAAAGATGCTTATACTTTGGCTGAAAAAATTCGTAAAGCAGTTGAAAATGTCACTGTTCACTATGAAGGTCATAACGTGTCTGTACGAACTTCTATTGGAATCGCCCAAAATAATGCAACAGACACTTCATTTAGTGATATGTTTTCTCGTTCTGATATGGCACTTTACAAAGCCAAAAAAGAAGGAAGAAACCGGACATGTTGTGCAGCATTTTCAGAGAATGATATAGATTGCCCACAGACATCAGAGCAGGCTGAAATACTCAATTTTTCTATCTAAAGAGTTCCCAAAATTCGGAAAATTCAATAGTAAACTTATCAAGTCTTCGCTCTATACTCTTTTTAATATCCTCTGATTTGCATATAAAGAAAAAGGCACGAGGGGAATAAGGCTTGTGTTTGATAGCTATAACGTGAAAATACTTTTTTTGTAAATCATATAAGAGAGACTCTATCTGCCCATTATGTGCAAAGCAACGACTTAAATGCTGGTAAACGATACAAACTTCAACAGAAGACAATCGATAAAAAGAACTGACTTCCTCTGCAAAAATATACTTCTGAGAAGAAGATTTTTGTCCATGATGCGCTTCCAAGGTAAGAAACTCAAAACGTTGTTCTTCCCTATTGCACTTAAGAGCCATACCATTGTCTGGTTCGACAGCTACTACTGGTACTTTACTTGAAAATGTCAGGGCTGTGTTTAGCCAGATAGTACGCTCTTGTAAAGACTTGGGAACTTTTTCATAAAAATACTTTGCATTGGGGAGTAATGCTAAAGACTCCAATTCTTTCACTTCACGTTTATCTCTCATAATAAGGTTTCGTAGAGAACCTTCCAGGTATTCATCACACCCTGTCATACGATCAAAATAGTCTATATGTCTACCGTCATTGTTCTTTTCCCCCTCACCTTCATGCATGAACCATATCTGTGCAAGTTCCTTTCCATGCATCGGACTCTCTTGATGATGGAACAGATAACGAAAAAGATGGAACTTTCCAAAGTCCCCGACATCTCCTACATATTTATCCTGCATAAAGAAAATCCTTTTTAGGCATAGTTTATCATGATTAGTTTTACTGATACTTGGATTATACTTATCTTGTTCTAATAATAAAATGATGAGATGAAATGTTTTTAAGAGGTAGAGATGTAACTAGGGTACCTTCTTTTATGAAGGTACCCTGTTCTTCCCACAAATGGGAAGTGTTGGAGAATTTATTTCAATAGTGTAAGACCACCACCGCTGTCCGCTACATAGACACGGCCGTTTATCACAACCACATCACTTGCAAAGCCAACAGTATTTGCATGTTCCTTCAATACCGGTGCAGCAGGATTTGTCCAATCTATCTTGATGACTCCCGCATCTCCATAAGCTATATAGAAAAAATTCTTCCCGTTGACACTAACGACATCCATACCTGCAGCACCGCCGCCCCATCCTGTTAGATCAGCACTACCGAAGAATGAAGGATCTTGAAGCTTAAAGCGTGCCGTGGCTTCTGGACGATAATCAAATTCATTCTTTTTCCAGATTTCCTGGGGGTCCACTTCTGCAGGTAGCGGTTCGATCAGGTCAGCGATACTGTAGCATACTACTCCGAAACTGTCATACGTAAAGAAGACATGGTCTCCCACAATCTTGACAGCAACACTTTTACCGTCGGCTTTACCAGCTGTCTCATCTTCCATCTTGATCGGTTCGAAAATTTTGATCACCGACATGTTGTTGTTCTGTACATCGGTAACATCTACCACAGCGATACCTCTACTTCCCGCAGCAACAAAGGCATATGCTGTACCTGTGCTTTTATCATCCCAGAGTGCCACACCAGACACACGCCCAAGATCCGGTTGAGAATTGGTATCTCCCCCGATATTGGCAACGACATAACCATTACTATTGGTTAAATCAGTCGGATCCTTGCTTAAATCATACACCGTCAAGCCGTTGCTTCCATCAGCTGTAAATGCCAATGACCCATCTAATGCTGCACTGTATGCATGGTCTTGCATACTGAGGAAATCAGCGACATTACCCTCATCCTTATTATGCTCGTAAATATCCGTATCTTTCGGGTATAGCAATGTTGGTTCACCAACCGTACCCACTGTTACATTCTCAATACGACGTACACCACGGCTTTGTGACATCACCAGGGCTGAATTGGTCGCATGATCCAAGACCACATCATGTGCATGTGGTGCAGGGCTAATATCACCCACTGGATATTCACTCTGAAGCGTATTGGCTACCAAATGAACATCATTTGTCGGATAACATAATTCATCAGCTATCTTCCAAACTGACATACCATGCGGTCCATCGCCAAGATAGAGTAAATTTTTATAAGCAGCTACACCCTCAGCATGACCGATATTGATCTCCTGTGTTGCCGAGCCGTCTGCTGCTGCACCGATCTCATCAGTAGTCGCTATATGTGCTTCAATCGTATAATGACTTGTATAAGATGTACTTGCGCCCAACATGCCCACGTCAATAAAGCTGAGACCACCGCCTCCGGCAGCTAGGACCACATCGACCGCGCCACTTTGAGTTGGAGCAAAAGTATTAGAAAGAGCAAAAGCATTCCCGTGACCGCTGAGCTCACCCGTTGCAAGTAAGATCGCTGGTTCGAAGATAAACTGAGGTATCGTTTCTTCACCTGCAGGAACTGGAGTCATATCATAAGAAGTAACGAACTCATAATCAGGCCAGTGATTGCCTGGTATCCCATCGGTATCATTGTTATATGTACCAGCTCCATTTGGTCCATGCCATGTTGCAGGATAATCCGCATTACCTACTGCCATCAGTCCGGCAAAATGGTCTGTGAAGTAAACATTCTTTGTTCCGGCATCTACCTTAACATCCACAATACCTGACTCTTTAAGCATTCCTGCACCGAAATATGGGAAGAGGCTCTGTGATTGTTCACCCGTCTGTGCATCCGGTCCATGTGCTGGTATCCCTGGTACATAACCTAGATACTGAGCATCATGTATTGTAGTACAATCATTACTATTTATTGTCCATGTATCATAACCACTTACATCCACTGCTACCATACCACCAAGACCATAAGCGATATAGGCGATTGTTCTATCAGGATTTCCAGCACCAGAGAATGTTGCAACATCGACTTTACGAGCATCATAGTAAAATTTACCATACCTATCAAAATCTGCCCACGGTGTTGGAGCATCGACCTTATTGTGCCAAACCGTTTGGATCTCGTAACTTGCCTGATTATAATCTGGCATTCCAGTACAACTATCAATGGAAGTACCGTCGGTTGATACATTCAAATCTATGAACCAGTCCTCCGTCACACTCGTATCAGTATAGTGGTTGTAATACCCTACTTTATCCAACGTTTTAGGATTATATATCCCCATACCCAAGAACCCCTGTGCAACAAAGAGCCTAGTGTTGTTACCTTCACCGAACAATGTCAAGCTTTTTGGGCCACCCCATGGATTTTCACCTGCATACTGTAACGTATATACTTCATCCTCAATCTCAATCTTCAATGTACCATCTGCTTCCCTACCATTGGCTGCATCGAAAAGATTTTCAAGTGCTGTCTTATGCAGACCATACTTTTCATTACCTATCAATAGTTTCATTGATGGGCTGGTAGCATTGCCCTCGTTATAGACTGCAAGTGAACTGACAGTCCCTCGAGTGCCGGAAATATTGTTATCTAGCACAACATCACCACCACCTTCTGTCCAATTGATACCTTCATGATAGTAATTCACCTTTACGCTCTCTACATTGGGGACGATCACCATACTTTGAGGGTTTGAGATGTCAACAGCGGTAATCCCCTCTTCTCCCATCGCCAATAGTGCATAGCGCTTATCATTATAGGTCACTATCTCTATATCACGTATAGAAGCTTCTACTTCCAAGCCTACCGTACTTTCAGGTGTATCAACCCGAGTTGCGCGTAGTTCATTCGCAATGTTATATAGCGTCCACTCGGTGACGTCATCAACAGCCATGAAGAGTTCTACATTGGTCACTGCACCACCAATACGATCTTGCGTATTTAAAGAGGCTTCTATAGGCACATTACATATACCCGTATCTCCTCCACCACCGCCATCTCCACCGCCTCCACAGCTACAAGATGGAAACATAGCAGAAACTACCAACCCTAGAGTAAGTAACCCCAACCTCATTACATTTTTCTTATTTATATGTATATACACCTCTTCCTCCTTCTATTATGTGAAGATATCTATAGTTTATGATTAAATGGTTAATAATCAATTAATATTATAGTATAAATAAAAATAATTTAGTAAATTCATATCTATATTGTTCTAATTTTTGAACATGATCACAAATACAAAAAAACAATGACTCTAAGCTCTCATAGCAATAGAGCCAAACTTTATAAAAATTAAGATATGCTATAAAAACCCAATTTTATAAGGATCACTATGGAGTATAGATATATAGGAAAAACCGGACTTCGTGTTTCTCCCATCTGTATGGGAACGATGACCTTTGGGACTCAGTGTGACAAGAAAGAGGCATTTGCCATTATGGATAAGGCCTATGACCATGGTGTCAACTTCTATGACACCGCTGAACTCTACCCTGTTCCACCTGATGCAAAACTTGCAGGAATCACAGAAGAGTGGGTAGGAGAATGGATGAAAACAAAAGAACGTGATTCCATCATCCTGGCTACCAAAGTTGCAGGGGCTGCAAGCGGCTGGTTTATTCCTCCTATCCGTCATGGAATGACCGCTATAGACA from Sulfurovum xiamenensis includes:
- a CDS encoding GGDEF domain-containing protein, with product MNMNNFLQSGFKFTGEENLLQFKFKMLNSILIIVAFFSLLFALLSDLGMNDIGPIHTKVNYMYSLLTLMLIFFLRLSKQNDTAASHALLVISLITFTSALIFVPQDEFRIIWFYLLIFVAYMINGKISGLLYTLSSIAIILIANFTIDLHLSDVAIHSAILGLIIGSFLSFIYTNKIINYETSLKQQNSSLSVLASTDYLTGIMNRRMFNQISEHYFKTAQQDHLSLTLLLLDLDHFKKVNDTYGHQTGDQLLICFVQTVKNLLRKSDIFSRIGGEEFAILLSQIDKKDAYTLAEKIRKAVENVTVHYEGHNVSVRTSIGIAQNNATDTSFSDMFSRSDMALYKAKKEGRNRTCCAAFSENDIDCPQTSEQAEILNFSI